The region CTTTACCTGTTGTGGGTCTCTTGGTTTTTAACTTTCCTGTTAGTCATTCATTTGACCCTTTTTGATTGTCTACTCTGGTATTTTCTTCAGACTTGTTGTtctacattttccaaaatgtaaaaatccaCTGCATGTTTCACCACATTAACCAATCCCAAGCAAGTATCAGGTGTCTTTAAGTTGATTTTCAAACAATATCATAAATAATTCCAGAGCTACagtattttattctattttgcatttaaagcaTCCAACTTAGTACTGACAAAACTGTCGGAAACTAACAGGAAACCAATTCATCTTGGTAACATATTCATTCATGCAAAATGAGAATGGAAACAGAGCCTTTTaaatcacatgcacacagcttGATTGAACTGATTTCCCGATCAATGACAGGCCAATCAGTAAACCAATATGTGCATGACAGTACCGAATGTAACTCCCTGCTGCTCACAAACAGGCCAGCTGAAGAACTGGGGCTAAAGCCATCATCACAGTCATCTCAGTCATCTCAGTCATCTCAGGTTGAAATGCCTGCCCTTTTTCATCATGTGAAAAGCATACAACAGAGAAAGGTTTTCTCCCAGCGGAGAGTCGATGCAGAGGGGATAAGCAAGAGGATAATGATCCCTGCTTGTGATGTGATGTAAGGGACAGGTGACTTTGTTACTCAACCATCACTGGCTGCTTCTAGTCCTATTTTCTTTCCATGTAAAATGGATTCGCTGACATCACTGTCAGAGAGTTCTGTTACAAGCGGACTGGTAATTTCTACTTTTTCTGTCACCACCAGTGGCCCTCCATCATGCCATACTGAATGAAAAAGCATCATTTCTCAGCAACAGTGTTGAAACAATTAAACCTGATGGCTATAACAGTAATATAGTGTTGTTAAATCTCTCAGGAGATTCCAGTGTTATTATGTTGACAATTATCAAATAAATCATCAAAGGAAAACtttgaaattagatttttttttctctgacagtTTGGTGTATCCAAAGAAATAATTATTCCCCATAAAATAGCAAAAGGATTAAAGGATTAAATAAATACGATATAATGTGGTAACTAATGACCTGAAGAGGTGCTGACcagcagattttgttacctttggatggagccaggccagctgtttcccatCTGTTTCCAGATTTTGTGCTAAGATAAATGAATCTacccagctgctggctgtagcttaaTGCAGATGCGAATAGTATCAGTTGTCTCATCTAGTTCACTCTTTGCAAGGAAAGagttaaaatgtcaaatcattCCTTTCATGTGAAAGTAAATGTTCTTTGTTCATTACATGTTCAAGCAGAAGACTTTCCTTTCTGCTtaggtttggttttgtttgcttCTGTGTGTACACATAGTCGCTTTCATTTTGACCAGTGTTAACTTAGTTAATTGCTATTAACTGCTTAGAAgtcacacaaataaatgttattaCTAAGACGATATGGGCTTCTGCTGAGCATAATTAATGAGAAATGCATGTGTATACAGCATGTGTCTGTATACTGAAGACAacagaaaaatgctgtttgtccCACCTGTTGTTACTCCCATTAATATTATTTAGTGAATAATTAGGTAATCAGAGCCATAGTGAATAGTGTTTTCATCAGTGCAACACGaattatgtttttcttcagttaattttatttttagattctCTGAAGCTGTACCCAGAGGGAATCGGCATGGAATAATCTGCACCACATGACTTCCAAAGCCTTCAGCTGGatatatgcatgtatgtctgtgtgcatgacCGTGTGCATACAGGCAAATGGGCATGCATGCATAGCTCAGCAgtctattctttgttttagtAGTATATAGTATATGAATTCTTGCTCTTGTTCTTGTATCATCATTTCTAGAATATAGATTTGCATACAAATGGCAAATTTATGCAAATAGACAACATAAAACGCACAGCAGATATACATCAAACTTTCCCCATAAAGATGTGGAAGAAAGATGATATTCAAATCAATGTGCATGTGTTAGAGGAAACAGAATAGTGCTGCCCATTAGTGTGGGAATCCACTTTGATGGCAATTTTGTTGTGCGGTGCACATACATTCTCGTTGGCATGGCTACTGTGGTGACTACTTCCTATTAAAATCCACCATATGTATCCTGAAGCAAATGATCCCCTCTTACAAAACCTTGCAGCATAGTAATTGTCAAAACTGTCTGCACTGAAGCTAATTGTCcacttgctcttttttttccttttaagcTATCCATGGCAGTCATGTGAAACTGATGAATACTAGAAAATACTAGATTCAGCAAACATCTGAGCACATGTTGGACAGGGGAGCACACTGGCTGTTAACTAATTGGTACTGAGGAGTATACTGGATGGCATCAAAGGATGGCTCACAATACAAACATGACCACATCTTCACCCTTGGTCACCTTAAACTGAATGGGTGCTGGGTAGCAAATTAGGGCATGAGTCACACATAAGGCTACTCAAGCAAAGCTAAAAAGATAAAGGGCAGAATAATGAGCATTCAGTAAGTGACAAGGGTGCACAGTATGACAAACAAGccatgcaaatataaaaatactatCAGAGCCTttgtgacaacaacaaaaataactcAGAGATTCAGAGAATCCTTTTTATGCCTTCCTCTCTTAATAACAATCACTGGtttgttgttaaaaatgtgttgctaCTGTAGAACCTTGTGCTTAAAAACAACATTCTTTATATAATTTCTTTACTGGATATAATATGGATGAGATAGTACTTTATTTATCGTGAGAGATTTTATTGTGCAGCATTTGCAGTACAAAGCTGGAAAGAGTGCTAATATATAAAGtgcaaatataacaaaaaaaacacaataaaaggtAAAATATCATTATTAAGGTGCAAAAGCCAAATGTACATAATGCTCAAAATGTAAGAGGTTAAGtatcataaatataaaattcaagtatatttctgtttcttcccgttaaaggggagtttttcctgccactgttgctcaatataatatctgatgctgctcatgtggggattcttgaatccttaatgttgaattcctgaatcgttgggtctctctctaattaaagagtttggtctagacctgctctttatggaaagtgtcttgagataacgctgttatgatttggcgctatataaataaagattgattgattgattgaagtatATACAGTAGAAGTAGAAGTGAGTATAGGTGTTGCAACAGTTGGGGGAGGTGTGCTTCTCGTCCTGCTTGTTGAGTCCTGTCTTCAAGTATTAAAACAGAATCATTAGACTATaacttcattattcattattactcTTTCAGTGAATTTCTCTAACACATCAGCTCTCATTATCTTTTAATGATGGCTCGATATGCTGATGTATAAGCTGAACTTTGTGAACTTTCCTCCTCTGTTAAGTGTGTTCTCAGGTCTCTCAGGTGGGACTGTTGCGATACTGGCTAAAAACAAGGTGGTGGCAGTGTGAGCTTTACAGCCTGTCCACGTACTAATTATTCCTATTTGATTTTCAGATGAGGGAAGGcatggtactttttttttatttgagccGTCTATTGGTTGTGCTCCTCCTGTGGGCTGCTGTGGAGACGCTGTGACGTGAAACAGAAAGCAGTGGGTCAGTGTGTCACGAGCCAATACAGGAAGTACCTGGCAGCTGAACAACAGCAATGAAGATACGAGCTAACTCAGCTAATGGAAAGTGTATTCGTGCcacataaaagcagaaaagcgAATGTTTCCAAAATGGAAAGAGCTGTCAGAATCGTGGTTTTGTTGGCCGTTTTCTTGTCGTCGGAGGTAAGTTGATAGTGAGGCgataaaaagagaaactgaagCGGGATGTTAGCACCTGACGGGCCTGATAGCTGAACGTACCGTCGACAAATATATCAGCTGTCACTGTTGTTAGCCGTCTGAATGATATTGTTAGTATGTGGTCAGTAAACTATAGCGACAAGCACCATGTTCTCCTGTTCACGACGAGACAAATGGCTGCAGtcacagctaacgttagctctgGTGTCTGGGTAGTTAGCCTCAGCTAGTGTGGTTACACGATGGGGGCGACGTTAATGTGGATAAATCTCCAAAGctgaaattaaattacaatCAGTTATTAAGTTATAAGTTATTAACCGCTAATAACTAACGAATTCATACCGATGCATAACTTGAGGCTGTGTAGAGGGTAATTTCCCCGAGTCATCCGACAAGgaagtacattttcatttgtatttcaaGAATGAGGAAAGTTGCTGATTTGTTGATCACTGGTTGTCAAATACCAACCAAAGCAAAGGTCTGCTGActcatttattatatataagtAGCTGTGAACGTGTTCACTTGTTTGGCTTGAGACTCCATAAAATATAAGCTAGGTGTTCAACTAAAACCAGATTTCTCCATGTATTACATATGGTTGTGatttatactatactatactatactataataataacaatactgtaataataattaatatttatttttctgattcTTTTTATGCACACCATAACTTTGGGCAATGAGACATGATACAAACATTCTCCAAAAGCACATCATAGCAATATATGCACCacttcaaaatataaaaaaatatcaacCTCCCGTCCAAACAAtgagagagattaaaaaaaaaaaaaaaggaaagcaaaagaaTTAGCAAAGTTGGTTCACTGTATGGCatgtttaataataatgatgatgatgataataatgataataataaatatatggTTCATCCTGGTCATACAGGTCTAGACTGAGCAGGAAGCAAGAGGAGGTTTTAATACAGTATGACCACTAAAGTCATGCCAAAACTGTTCAAGCTACTCATCTTGGGTGTTTGTAGGTAGGGGAGGGCACTTTTCCAATGAAATAATACTAGTCACCTGGCCAAAAGTGTTGCAATGGCAGAAATGTCATGCTGGTAGTACTGAAGTGTCAAGTGGGAGAACATAGAATAAAGCAGCAATAAGAGAGGGCACAGAGGGGCTTGAGACTTGAGAGTGTTGCAAATACATATTTCTTGAAAGATACAAGAAAAGGACAGGACCAGAACATGTGCAAGACTGTGGCAGAAGCTTGTTGCCAACAAATTCATGTTGGGTCTATGTTTGGGTCAAATCTAGCCAATCTGAATCTGGCCCAGTGAGTCCTACGTACAATTTTGCATAGAAATAACTCTCCAGATTAGTTTTTAAGGTAATGGGAGATTATAGTGCAGAAATGGTCCTTCTAAGATGAGGGTCAAAATGTAGGAGAGGGCCAATTGGTGAAGAGGGAGGGGTAGAGGGGAAACCTGAAAATATCTGTGAGATATGGGAATGCAAAACTGGCCAACAGTGTGCTCATATGATTGCATGCAAATTTGAATACTTAGCAACAATAACGTTCTTATTATATTGGGTCTTTAACCCTTAGAGGTCTTGTCCTATTTTGGCCGTTTTTGCATACTTTTGATTTTGCCTACTTTTGACTTAGTTTTTACGTGAGGACGCACGACAAAAAATCACGTGATTTGATCACGGGGGCATCATTGTTGACCTATAAGGGTTAAATGGTAAACATGACAACAGGGACAAAGGGACAGAGGAGAATGATTCACTGTGAAGCTAGGCAGGGATAGGATTGGGGGTTCCTGGCTGtctgaatttcccccatggggatcaataaaggattatcttatcttatctaaaGTTTGGTCCAATGTCGTTTTATAGCAATAGTAAAACTGAAAATGGACAAGGCCATACCACCGAAGCTTTTAGGTTTCTTTTATATCTCCATATGCATCTTAGggttctttttgtttcatataAACAAGGAGATAATACAGTCTAGTTTGTGAAAAAATACTTGGGAATGAGAATGGGAATGCACTGAAAGAAGTAAAGAACCCATGCAGAATATACATTTTGACAGTTTATGCAACAGGCcagtgaaagagggaggagagaccTGAAAATCTTGCCTTAAGCAGATAAGCAAGGGGGTGAAGTTGGAGTCAAATAGGTAATTGAATTTCTCTGTGACACAGACCCCTAGGAGATCTTGAAAggtatacagtggggcaaaaaagtatttagtcagccaccaattgtgcaagttctcccaagatgagagaggcctgtaattttcatcataggtacacttcaactatgagagacagaatggcggggaaagaatccaggaaatcacattgtaggatttttaatgaattaactGGTAAATTCCtgggtaaaataagtatttggtcacctacaaacaagtaagatttctggctctcacagacctgtaacttcttctttaagaggctcctctgtcctccactcgttacctgtattaatggcacctgttttaactcgttatcagtataaaagacacctgtccacaacctcaaacagtcacactccaaactccactatggccaagaccaaagagctgtcaaaggacaccagaaacaaaattgtagacctgcataAGGCTGGGATGGGCTACAGGACAATAGGCAAGCAGCTTGATGAGAAGGCAACAACTGATCTCGCCTCGTGGGGTATCAATGACCTGAAGAGAGCTGGGACCACAGTCTCAAAGGTTACCATTAGTAACACACTATGCCGCCATGGATTAAAATCCTGCAGCGCACCCAAGGTCACCCTGCTCAAGCCAGCACAcatccaggcccgtctgaagtttgccaATGACCATCTGGATGATCCAGAGGAGACATGGCAGAAGGTCATGTggtcagatgagaccaaaataGTGCTTTTTGGTTTAAACTCCACTCAGCGTgtttggaggaagaagaaggatgaGTACAACCCCAAGAACACCATCCCAACcgtgaagcatgggggtggaaacatcgtACTTTGGGGGTGCTTTTCTGCAAAGGGGACAAGACGACTGCATCGTATTAAGGGGAGGATGGATGGGGCCATGTATTGTGAGATTTTGGGCAACAACCTCCTTCCCTCAGTAAGGGCATTGAAGATGGGTCGTGGCTGGGTCTTCCAGCATGACgatgacccaaaacacacagccagggCAACTAAGGAATGGCTCTGTAAGAACCATTTCAAGGTtctggagtggcctagccagtctccagaccTGAACccaatagaaaatctttggagggagctGAAACtccgtgttgcccagcaacAGCCCCAAAACCTGATAGATCTGGAGAAGATCTATATggaggagtgggccaaaattcctgctgcagtgtgtgcaaACCTGGTCAAGAATCAGAATcggaatcagaatcagaattcctttaataatccccagggggaaatttgctttttgttacacactaCAGGAAACGTCTGACCTCTGTAATTGTAAACAAAGGTTTCTGTACCAAATATTAAGTTCTCTTTTTCTATtgtatcaaatacttatttcatgcaataaaatgcaaattaattatttaaaaataatacaatgtgtttttctggattttttttttagattcagtCTCTCACAGTTGAAGTGTAACTACGATAAAAATTACAGACCAGTGGGAAAACTTGCAAGATCGGCAGtgtatcaaatacttattttccccagtgtgtgtgtgggggggaaataattatttgatccCCTGCTGATTTTGTAAGTTTACCCCCTTATAAAGACATGAACAGTCCATAATTTTTATGGtaggtttattttaacagagagagacagaatatcaACAAAGAAATCCAGCCCATGAGGCACAAAAAATTAGTCCTGTCCCTTTAGGCAAGTACTCCTAATCTCAACTCGTTATgtgtataaaagacacctgtcacAGAGTCAATCTCTTCCATTCAAACCTCTCCACCACCATGggcaagaccaaagagctgtcaaaggacgtCAGGGACAAGATTGTAGACCTGCACAAGGCTGGAATGGGCTACaagaccatcagttgtgtgcAAACCTGGTGACCAACTACAAGAAACATCTGACCTCTGTGCTTGCCAACAAGGGTTTCTCCACCAAGTACTAAGTCATGTTTTGCTTGAGGgtcaaatacttatttcactcaatcaaatacaaattaatttataacctttatttaatggtttttttctggatttttttgttgatattctgtctctctctgttaaaataaacctaCTATAAAAATGATGTACTGTTCATGTCTTTATAAGGGGGTAAACTTACAAAATCAGCAGGGgattaaataattatttcccCCACTGTATAATGATTGAGAGAGGGTTGGAGTGAGGGTTGTATGTTTAATTCATAGATTTTTTAGATTAAAAGTTTACCATTTCTTTCCCAACAGATAAACTGCCAAGAGGCAATTTTGCACGTTTCACATGGAAATACAGAAAGGGAGTACTGCATTGTCCACAATCACTCCTGGACCCCCCTGTCACAAACCCTTGATGCTGCTGTAAGTTGGCATAACCTTTTTCACAAATCTATTGTGACTATCAGGACAGCAAAGTAACTCCAAATCAGACTTTTATTGACTTTGTGAACTTGAAATGAACTTAAAGCAATCCCAAATGTCAAAACATCTGTTACTACCACCTTGTATTTACAGCCTGGTGGCTGGTAGTGGTTAAATCCCACTTACATTTAAAGGGatattttgctgattttcagCAGGCTTTGTATAATTACGGTGTCAGGTGTTTCTTTCTTCAGTGTCGCCTGAAGCCAGAGTTCCCTGCTTGTCATTAAGCTCGTTGCTTGTGTCCTCTGGCAGACATTTATGGGTTCTGTGACTGTTGTTTGATTGAATAAATGACTTAACATTTATAAATGATTACAGTTGCGTTACTGTTAAGTCAGCTATTCAGTCGAGCAACAGTCATAGAACCGGGAAATGAgcaggcaacatggaggaaagttatTTGCATATTTCATGTGAAAGTTAGTTTGCATATGAAACCGACAATGTTACCATACAAAGCCTGTTGAAAAGTATCTCTTTAAGTAAAGATGATGGCTGTATATGAAATTGCTTTGTTGTGTCTACTTTAATACCCCTAATTGTGTAGCTATATTTCCCAGAGTTATGATGGTAAAATTTCCTCCTATCATAATTGTTAAATCATTTATTGTCTCCTGTTTTCCAGTTGCAGTATCCACTGGTAAATATGACCTCCACTGTGCTGTGTAACAGCTCAGGGGTCACTCCAGATGTGGTCAAAGGCAAAGCATTGGTGGTGATGAGGGGTGACTGTGACTTCAGCCAGAAAGCACTGGTTGCTCAGAGCCTTGGAGCTACAACTTTACTCATTGCCAGCAATAGAACGTTGGTAGGTCATTCacattaatctttttttcttgttaatgAACACCCACGAAGGGCCCattatcatttgtgttttttgcctGTAACTTATCAGGATATAGACACATGTCACATGTAAGACACATGCAGAAGTGATTCAAAAATAAGGAAGTGATGGTACGGATACTTGTGGTACGGATGTGGGGATTTCCATCTAAATGTAtttcttgtttcctgtcatcATGTTTGGTTCACTGACAACAgtcttttatgtatttgtttgacAATATACCATCCATAAAGTGACTTACCAAAAGCTAGTTTAAGACATTTTACCAAGTCTAACCAACTGCATTTACAAAAATCTCTTTTGTTTTACTCGGCTCTTCAGATCACTCCATCAGCCAATGACTCTGAGTATGCAAAGATCCATATTCCTCTGGCTCTCATGAGGTACAGGGACTTCCTGGAAGTACAGGTCTGATTGTCTTTACTTTTTCTGCTGCTACTGAATTTAGACTGGATACCACCCCTTTTATAAAGGTCAGGTCAAGTTCAAACTGGagttttatctttgtgtgtgtcctcaggtgtcTGGTGAAGGAGTGCAAGTGAAACTTTATGCACCACCTCACTCAAAGCTTGACCCAAGCATTGCAGTCATGCTGCTGATTGCAGTCGTCACAGTTGCCTTGGGTGGCTTCTGGAGCGGGGCGTGTGAGAGGTGAGATAATGCTATGATAAAGCTGTTTATAGAGAGCTGTATTTTAGTAGAGTCAAACTAGAGCAGATTCTTGAAgaacaaatgtttttctgtttgtggcaGGGACCGCTTGAAAAGTGGTGTGgcagggggaggaaggggagagagcAAAGCTGAGAGCGGAGAGCTTTTCCTGTACTCCCCTCTCaaagtggttgtttttgttgcctTGATGTGTGGGATGCTGGTCCTCATGTACTTCTTCTACAATGTCCTCGGTGAGTGGGACAAAAACAGTCAACAAAAACAGTGTACTCCAAAACAATATGTTGCATCTCATGGATGTaatctctttgtctttttttccccagtttaCGTCATTATTGCTATATTCTGCCTTGCATCTGCCTCTGCACTTTTCAGCTGTCTAGATGCAGTGATGGATCTCATTGGTTGTGGCACTGGGAGGTATGTGCATCactctttcaaaataagattttatatatatacacacaaatatacacatatattcCAGTAGTGCTGGACAAAGATAGATTAGATACTTGTCatataagtgttttttttcttaaagaaacaacataataataacaatagaaATAACTAGCCTGACCAGATGTGTATCAATGCTCATGCTCAGCATAAGTGAAGATGTGTGGATGTTTTAGgctgcttctgtttcttttttcccccataaaTAGTGTCACATTTTCCCATCTAAACAAGGCAGATGTTTAACTGTCTCTTAATCATGCCCTGGCTGATGAGGCGCAACTGTGAAAGCCTTTGTTTATTTAgttgtctgtgtctttttctaGCTTTTCTGTCCGAAATTGGAACTTGTCCGTGAGGTCTCTCATTCTGGCTGCTGTGTGCATAAGCATTGCTGTGGTCTGGGGAGTCAACAGGAATGAAGACAGGTACAGTAAATGGGACACATACGCACAGAACACACAACCTACACACAACCATATCACAACAACATCTTGTTTCAGTGGTGAAGCAGGAGGTGCTTATTGGCTAAAATGATCCCACACCCATATTGCAGCAGCAGTGCCTTTGAAATTGCAACACCTAAGTCAGTGTTACCAGCTGCCTGTTTTGGAGTTTAtctgaaattaatgaaaaagtGATTGCAGGTCTTTCATtcagtcaccatggtaacaggTATGAAGGACATTATTTCTTAATGGCAGCATGGTGACGTACTTGCAATACTTTTATAATTTTACTCAGACATTATTGTCTGAGTTTGTCAATGTGACAATCAAGTCTgctcagaatcagatttattattAAGTAGGTTTACGCATACAGGGAATTTGTTTTGGTGCAGAACAAAAAGTCTAAACTACACTGCACATTAACaattaagggaacacttaatcatcacagtataacaccaagtcaATTAAACTTCAGGGATCTCAATCTGTCCAATTGTGAATcagtttcacctgttttggtgcaaatgaaagtgacaacaggtgcaGTAGGGAGGTAACAGCAAGACAAACCAATTGGGCAATTGTTTTGCAGGTGGTAGTCAAAGATAATTGCTCTCTCCTTATCCTTCCTGACTGAATCTTCTCTAGTTGTGCGTTTTGCTAGTGTCTTTGTCACTACTGGTAGGGTGAGAcggtacctgcagcccattcagtTTGCACAGGTAGTTCAGCTCCCCCAGGATGGCACATCCATACGTGCTGTCGCAAGAATGTGTGCTGTGTCTCCCGTAGAAGGGCATCAACCCAGCACCCCATGTGCGAGGAGGAACAGGAGTAGCACTGCCAGGGCTCTACAAAATGACCTCCAGTGGATactggtgtgcatgtttctgaccaaaccGTCCTCTAGTGGGACCTGTGCTCACAGCTCAGCACCGTGCAGCTCGATTGGCTATTGGCCAGAGAACAGCAGAATTGGCAGGTCTGCCATTGGTGCTGtcttcacagatgagagcaggttcagAGTGAACGCATGTGACAGACATGAAAGAGTTTGGAGATGCTGTGGTGAATGttatgctgcctgcaacatcatCCAGCATGACTGGCCAGTGATGGTCTGGGAAGGCATATCATTGGAGAGTGGCACAGACCTCCAATTGCTAACTAATGGTACCCTGACTGCTGTTAGGTACTGGGATGAAATCCTCAGAGCCATTATCAGACCTTACGTTGGTGCAGTGGGCCCTGGGTTCCTCTTGGTGCAGGACGATGCCCGGCCAGAGTGTGTAGGCAGCTCCTGGATGAGGA is a window of Pempheris klunzingeri isolate RE-2024b chromosome 1, fPemKlu1.hap1, whole genome shotgun sequence DNA encoding:
- the LOC139201109 gene encoding signal peptide peptidase-like 2A isoform X5: MESVFVPHKSRKANVSKMERAVRIVVLLAVFLSSEINCQEAILHVSHGNTEREYCIVHNHSWTPLSQTLDAALQYPLVNMTSTVLCNSSGVTPDVVKGKALVVMRGDCDFSQKALVAQSLGATTLLIASNRTLITPSANDSEYAKIHIPLALMRYRDFLEVQVSGEGVQVKLYAPPHSKLDPSIAVMLLIAVVTVALGGFWSGACERDRLKSGVAGGGRGESKAESGELFLYSPLKVVVFVALMCGMLVLMYFFYNVLVYVIIAIFCLASASALFSCLDAVMDLIGCGTGSFSVRNWNLSVRSLILAAVCISIAVVWGVNRNEDRWIWILQDLLGIAFCLNFMKTISLSNFKICVILLSLLLVYDVFFVFITPFFTKNGVSIMVQVALGPDASGEKTQGNMVEVPAEPQTPSEKLPVVMRVPRFSSWAQNLCGMQFSILGYGDIIVPGLLVAYCSRFDVWINSSKKIYFISCCIAYLLGIIATFAVMLLSGMGQPALLYLVPFTLITSAVVAGCRGEMRQFWAGTTYEREELTAP
- the LOC139201109 gene encoding signal peptide peptidase-like 2A isoform X3, whose amino-acid sequence is MESVFVPHKSRKANVSKMERAVRIVVLLAVFLSSEINCQEAILHVSHGNTEREYCIVHNHSWTPLSQTLDAALQYPLVNMTSTVLCNSSGVTPDVVKGKALVVMRGDCDFSQKALVAQSLGATTLLIASNRTLITPSANDSEYAKIHIPLALMRYRDFLEVQVSGEGVQVKLYAPPHSKLDPSIAVMLLIAVVTVALGGFWSGACERDRLKSGVAGGGRGESKAESGELFLYSPLKVVVFVALMCGMLVLMYFFYNVLVYVIIAIFCLASASALFSCLDAVMDLIGCGTGSFSVRNWNLSVRSLILAAVCISIAVVWGVNRNEDRWIWILQDLLGIAFCLNFMKTISLSNFKICVILLSLLLVYDVFFVFITPFFTKNGVSIMVQVALGPDASGEKTQGNMVEVPAEPQTPSEKLPVVMRVPRFSSWAQNLCGMQFSILGYGDIIVPGLLVAYCSRFDVWINSSKKIYFISCCIAYLLGIIATFAVMLLSGMGQPALLYLVPFTLITSAVVAGCRGEMRQFWAGTTYEVRGPERREELTAP
- the LOC139201109 gene encoding signal peptide peptidase-like 2A isoform X4, whose protein sequence is MESVFVPHKSRKANVSKMERAVRIVVLLAVFLSSEINCQEAILHVSHGNTEREYCIVHNHSWTPLSQTLDAALQYPLVNMTSTVLCNSSGVTPDVVKGKALVVMRGDCDFSQKALVAQSLGATTLLIASNRTLITPSANDSEYAKIHIPLALMRYRDFLEVQVSGEGVQVKLYAPPHSKLDPSIAVMLLIAVVTVALGGFWSGACERDRLKSGVAGGGRGESKAESGELFLYSPLKVVVFVALMCGMLVLMYFFYNVLVYVIIAIFCLASASALFSCLDAVMDLIGCGTGSFSVRNWNLSVRSLILAAVCISIAVVWGVNRNEDRWIWILQDLLGIAFCLNFMKTISLSNFKICVILLSLLLVYDVFFVFITPFFTKNGVSIMVQVALGPDASGEKLPVVMRVPRFSSWAQNLCGMQFSILGYGDIIVPGLLVAYCSRFDVWINSSKKIYFISCCIAYLLGIIATFAVMLLSGMGQPALLYLVPFTLITSAVVAGCRGEMRQFWAGTTYEVRGPERVLDSSREPLLPEGRTDCSVEGDKC
- the LOC139201109 gene encoding signal peptide peptidase-like 2A isoform X2, producing the protein MESVFVPHKSRKANVSKMERAVRIVVLLAVFLSSEINCQEAILHVSHGNTEREYCIVHNHSWTPLSQTLDAALQYPLVNMTSTVLCNSSGVTPDVVKGKALVVMRGDCDFSQKALVAQSLGATTLLIASNRTLITPSANDSEYAKIHIPLALMRYRDFLEVQVSGEGVQVKLYAPPHSKLDPSIAVMLLIAVVTVALGGFWSGACERDRLKSGVAGGGRGESKAESGELFLYSPLKVVVFVALMCGMLVLMYFFYNVLVYVIIAIFCLASASALFSCLDAVMDLIGCGTGSFSVRNWNLSVRSLILAAVCISIAVVWGVNRNEDRWIWILQDLLGIAFCLNFMKTISLSNFKICVILLSLLLVYDVFFVFITPFFTKNGVSIMVQVALGPDASGEKTQGNMVEVPAEPQTPSEKLPVVMRVPRFSSWAQNLCGMQFSILGYGDIIVPGLLVAYCSRFDVWINSSKKIYFISCCIAYLLGIIATFAVMLLSGMGQPALLYLVPFTLITSAVVAGCRGEMRQFWAGTTYEVLDSSREPLLPEGRTDCSVEGDKC
- the LOC139201109 gene encoding signal peptide peptidase-like 2A isoform X1 yields the protein MESVFVPHKSRKANVSKMERAVRIVVLLAVFLSSEINCQEAILHVSHGNTEREYCIVHNHSWTPLSQTLDAALQYPLVNMTSTVLCNSSGVTPDVVKGKALVVMRGDCDFSQKALVAQSLGATTLLIASNRTLITPSANDSEYAKIHIPLALMRYRDFLEVQVSGEGVQVKLYAPPHSKLDPSIAVMLLIAVVTVALGGFWSGACERDRLKSGVAGGGRGESKAESGELFLYSPLKVVVFVALMCGMLVLMYFFYNVLVYVIIAIFCLASASALFSCLDAVMDLIGCGTGSFSVRNWNLSVRSLILAAVCISIAVVWGVNRNEDRWIWILQDLLGIAFCLNFMKTISLSNFKICVILLSLLLVYDVFFVFITPFFTKNGVSIMVQVALGPDASGEKTQGNMVEVPAEPQTPSEKLPVVMRVPRFSSWAQNLCGMQFSILGYGDIIVPGLLVAYCSRFDVWINSSKKIYFISCCIAYLLGIIATFAVMLLSGMGQPALLYLVPFTLITSAVVAGCRGEMRQFWAGTTYEVRGPERVLDSSREPLLPEGRTDCSVEGDKC